The DNA segment GGATCGCGCGCGGCTTGCCGCCGCGCTCGGGATGACGCCGGCCGAGCTGGCGGAAAGGCTTCATCGCAAGGCGCCGTTCGTCTGGCTCAGACGCCATCTGGCGCCCGAGCGGGCGCAGGCCGCCGAGGCGCTCGGGCTCGACGGCGTGGGCGCGCTGAGTGAGTACAAACGCTTCTATCCGGAGGGTCCCCTGGCCGCGCCGGTGGTGGGGTTGGCGGGGATGGATGGCCAGGGGCTCTCCGGTCTTGAATTGGCCGACGACCGGCTCATCCGCGGCGAGCCGGTCGCGCTGCGCTTCTACCATGACGCGCTCGGCCATCCGATTTTCGACAGCCCGCTTGCGCTGCGCACGCCGCAGCCGGGGGCGCGCCTGGTGCTGACGCTCGACGCGCGCATCCAGGCGCTCGCCGAGAGCCAGCTCGCCGACGAGGTGCGCCAGAGCGGGGCGCGGCGCGGCGCCGCGGTGGTGCTCGATCCGTTCAGCGGTGAGGTGCTCGCGCTGGCCAGCGTCGCCGCCGACGGCGCCAGCGTGGGCGAGCGACTGCACAACACCGCAGTGCAGGACGCCTTCGAGCCGGGCTCGACGATGAAAGGGCTGCTCGCCTCGATCGCGCTGACCGACGGGGTAATTGCGCCGCATCAGCAGATCTACTGCGAGGACGGCGCCTACACCATCGGCAGGCGCACGATCCACGACGACAGTCGTCACGGATGGCTCGACCTGGGAGGAATAATCGAGGTCTCCTCGAATATCGGAGCCGCCAAGATCGCGCTCAAACTGGGCGCCGAGCGCTTCTATCACGGCCTGCGCGCCTTCGGACTCGGCGAACGCACCGGCATCGACCTGCCCGGCGAGGCCTCCGGCATCCTGCGCAAGCCCGCGAGCTGGCGCGAGATCGATCTCGCCAACCATGGCTTCGGCCAGGGCGTCGCGGTGACGCCGATCCAGCTGGCGGCCGCTTACGCCGCGATCGCCAACGGCGGCTACCTGGTGCGCCCCTTCGTGGTGAAGGCCGCCTACGACGCTGCGGGCGATCCGATCCTGACCCGCACTCCCGAGGTGCGCCGGCGCGTGATCACGCCCGAGGTCGCACACAGGATGAATCGCCTGCTGCGCGGCGTGGTCAACGGCCCCGACGGCACCGGGCGGCTGGCGCGGGTCGGCGATTTCATCGTCGCCGGCAAGACCGGCACCGCGCAGATGGTCAATCCAGCGACCGGGGCCTACTACCAGAGCCGACTGGTCGCCTCGTTCGTCGGATTTGTCCCGGCCGACGATCCGCGCCTGGTGATCCTGGTGGTGCTCTATGACGTCGCCCACGGTCACTTCGGCGGCCTGGTCGCGGCGCCGGTGTTCAGCCAGATCGCCGCGGGCGCGCTGCGCGACCTCAACGTGGCGTCGCCCGCGCAGCCTTATGAAAGTGCGAGCCTGCTGCCGGCGAAGCTGACCTCCTCGCCGCGCGCGGCGACCGACGACACGCCGGCGGCCGCAATCGCAGACCACGACGCCACGGCGGCGGCGCTGGTCTCGCCCGACGCGACGCCTGACTTTTCCGCAATGAGCCTCAGGCAGGCGATCGCGCTCGCCCATCGCCGCCACCTCGATCTGACGGTCGAAGGCGACGGCTACGTGATCGCGCAGAATCCCGCGCCGGGCGCGCCGCTGGGCACGCGGCCGATCTCGTTGCGGCTGGCGCCGGTAATAGCGGACGCGACGGGCGAGGCGGCGCCGCGCGGCGCGAAGGCGACCTCTTCGATATCAGCCCGGGCGCGCGCTTGGTCAGGTTCTAAGCAGAGACGCTCAGATGCAAAGCCGGCGCGTGGGCGCGCTCACCCAAGGAGCGGGTGATGCGGCTTGGCGAATTGTGTGCGGGCGAGCCCGGCGTCCGGATCGAGGGCGACGCCGCGATGGAAATCGCGGGGCTCAGCTACGACTCGCGAAGGGTCAGCCCGGGTGATTTGTTTTTTTCACTTGCGCGGGATCCGGCACAGGCCCGCGCCAATCTCGAGGATGCGATGGCCCGCGGGGCGCGCGCGGTGGTGGTGAAGGCGGGGGACGGTGTGGACGCGCGCTCCGCGGTGACCGTTGTTCGATGCGAGCGGCCGCGCCGGCTGATGGGCGCGGCCGCCGCGCGCTGGTTCGACGCGCCCAGCCGACGGCTCGATCTTATCGGCGTCAGCGGCACCAGCGGCAAGACCACGACGACCTACCTGCTTGCGTCGATCTTCGAGGCGGCGGGGGCGCCCGCCGGAATTATCGGCACGGTCGGGATCTTCGTCGGCTCGCGCAAGATTTACAGCGGGCTGACCACGCCCGAGTCGCTCGACTTCGAGGCGGCGCTGGCCGAGATGGAGCGCGCGGGGGTGCGGCGGGTGGCGGCGGAAATCTCGTCGATCGGGCTGGCTGAACATCGAGTGGACGCGCTCGACTTTCGCGCCTGCGTGTTTACCAACCTGGGCCGCGACCATCTCGACTATCACGGTACCCAGGAGGAGTACTTCGCGGCCAAGCTCAGGCTCTTCACCGAGCTGCTGCCGCAAAGCTCGCGCCGCGACGCCTTGGCGGTCGTCAACGGCGACGATCCCTATGGCCGGCGCGTGCTCGCGGCGGTCAAGGGGCGCGCCGTAAGCTTCGGCCTCGGACGCGAGCTCGACGTCCATCCCCTGAGCTACAGCGCCGGCACCGACGGCATCCGCGCCTCGGTCGCCGCGCTCGACAAGCGCGTGGAAGTGCGCTCGCCGCTGCTCGGCGAGATCAACCTGCTCAACATTCTCGGCGCCTCCGCTGTGTCGGTGGCCCTGGGCATCGAAACGGATGTGGTCGCGGAAGGGTTGCGGCGATGCCCAGGGGCCCCCGGCAGACTGGAGGCGGTGCCAGGACCGCCCGGCGTGACGGTGCTGGTGGACTACGCGCACAAGCCCGACGCGCTCGAGGCGGTGCTGCGCGCGCTGCGCGCGCTTGGGCCGCGCCGGCTGCTGTGCGTGTTCGGATGCGGCGGCGATCGCGATCGCGGCAAGCGACCGCTGATGGGCGGGATCGCGGGGCGGATGGCCGACCTCGCGCTGGTCACCTCGGACAATCCACGCAGCGAGGATCCGCTGGCGATTATCGCGGAGATCGAGGCCGGGCTCGCCGCCGCGGGACTGCGCCGGATCGCGCCACAGGCCGTCGGGCGCGAGCCGGGTTACGTGGTGGAGCCCGACCGGCGCGCCGCCATCGCGCGCGCGCTGGAACTCGCGGCGCCCGGCGACATCGTGGTGATCGCCGGCAAGGGGCACGAAGACTACCAGCTCGTCGCCGGGCGGCGGCTGGATTTTGACGATCGCGCGGTGGTGCGCGAACTCGTAGCGGCGCGCGGGCGCGACGCCGACGCGTAGCGCCGCGCAGGGCGGGGGTTGCGGACGGTGTTCAGAGGGAGGCCTTCGGTCGGAGGAGATTGTGCGGTGGTGGGGTGGCCGATCGAAGGCTTGCCTCGGGCCTCCAGTTTGCGAGAACCGGCGCGCCGCGGCCGCGCTGAGTGAGCGCTGGCCGGCGGCGCGTTGGCCTGCCGCCGCCGTCATCACGCCGATGAACGCGGACATGCAGCTCGGCCGCGAGTGCGAGGAGAGGGGCGCAGGCCGCGCGTGCCGACGCCTTGCGTCGTACCGGCCGCGACCAGCACACTCGAAGGCGAGTTCAGCCGATGCTGTACATCCTTCTGTTTCCGCTCCATGCGCACTACGCGGGGTTCAACGTCCTGCGCTACGAGACCTTCCGTTCGGTGGTGGCCGGGCTGGCCGCGCTCGCGCTGGCGCTGGCCGAAGGGCCGAAACTGATCGAGCGCTTCCGCGCGGCGCGTATCGGACAGACCATCCGCGAGGAGGTTCCGCAGAGCCATCAGAAGAAGGCCGGCACGCCGACGATGGGCGGCCTGCTGATCCTGAGCAGCGCGCTTATCGCGACCGTGCTGTTCGCCAACCCAGCCAACCCCTACGTGTGGCTGGCGATCCTTGTGACGCTTGGCTTCGGCGCGATCGGCTTTACCGACGATTTGCTCAAGCTGCGCCGGGGCAAGGGGCGCGGGCTGAGCGGTCCGCAAAAGCTTTTCTGGCAGTTCCTGTGCGCCTTCGTCGCCGCGGTTGTGCTGTTCGCTGTGATGGGTTTCGACACCACCCTCAACGTGCCCTTCTTCAAAAATATCCATCCCGCGCTGCCGCGATGGCTGTACGTGCTGTTCGCGATGTTCGTGCTGGTTGCGTGCTCCAACGCGGTCAACGTCACCGACGGGCTCGACGGGCTGGCGATCGGCCCGGTGATGACGGTCGCGTTCTGCTACTGGACATTCACCTACGTCGCCGGCAACCTGAAGTTCTCCAGCTACCTCGACATCCCGCACGTGGTCGGCGCGGGCGAACTGGCGATCTTCTGCGCCGCACTGATCGCGTCCTCGCTCGGCTTCCTGTGGTACAACGCCTATCCGGCGTCGATGATGATGGGCGACGTCGGCGCGCTCGGGCTCGGCGCGGCGCTGGGAATTGTCGCCGTGCTCTCCAAGCAGGAGCTGGTGCTGCCGATTGCGGGCGGCGTGTTCGTGGTCGAGGCCGGCTCGGTGATCATCCAGCGCTACTACTACAAGGCGACCCATCGGCGGATCTTCCGGATGGCGCCGCTGCATCATCACTTCGAGCTCGGCGGATGGCCGGAGACCCAGGTCGTGGTGCGGTTCTGGATTGTTTCAATCGTCTGCGGGCTGGTGGCGCTGAGCACGCTCAAGCTGCGCTGAGGGCGGGAGCGGCGCGCGCCGCAGTTGCAACGCGATGGAACTCAGGGGCAAACGCGTGATGGTGGTCGGGCTTGGCGTAAGCGGAGCGGCCGCGGCACATTTTCTCCACGCGCGC comes from the Candidatus Binataceae bacterium genome and includes:
- a CDS encoding penicillin-binding protein, with protein sequence MNAPFKKRRVRIGALTITLGALFVLVALRLALLVAFDGPRLTSLARLEHTGEVELTAPRGPIVDRNGEALALSAETRSVYARPAQLLAASTAADRARLAAALGMTPAELAERLHRKAPFVWLRRHLAPERAQAAEALGLDGVGALSEYKRFYPEGPLAAPVVGLAGMDGQGLSGLELADDRLIRGEPVALRFYHDALGHPIFDSPLALRTPQPGARLVLTLDARIQALAESQLADEVRQSGARRGAAVVLDPFSGEVLALASVAADGASVGERLHNTAVQDAFEPGSTMKGLLASIALTDGVIAPHQQIYCEDGAYTIGRRTIHDDSRHGWLDLGGIIEVSSNIGAAKIALKLGAERFYHGLRAFGLGERTGIDLPGEASGILRKPASWREIDLANHGFGQGVAVTPIQLAAAYAAIANGGYLVRPFVVKAAYDAAGDPILTRTPEVRRRVITPEVAHRMNRLLRGVVNGPDGTGRLARVGDFIVAGKTGTAQMVNPATGAYYQSRLVASFVGFVPADDPRLVILVVLYDVAHGHFGGLVAAPVFSQIAAGALRDLNVASPAQPYESASLLPAKLTSSPRAATDDTPAAAIADHDATAAALVSPDATPDFSAMSLRQAIALAHRRHLDLTVEGDGYVIAQNPAPGAPLGTRPISLRLAPVIADATGEAAPRGAKATSSISARARAWSGSKQRRSDAKPARGRAHPRSG
- the mraY gene encoding phospho-N-acetylmuramoyl-pentapeptide-transferase — its product is MLYILLFPLHAHYAGFNVLRYETFRSVVAGLAALALALAEGPKLIERFRAARIGQTIREEVPQSHQKKAGTPTMGGLLILSSALIATVLFANPANPYVWLAILVTLGFGAIGFTDDLLKLRRGKGRGLSGPQKLFWQFLCAFVAAVVLFAVMGFDTTLNVPFFKNIHPALPRWLYVLFAMFVLVACSNAVNVTDGLDGLAIGPVMTVAFCYWTFTYVAGNLKFSSYLDIPHVVGAGELAIFCAALIASSLGFLWYNAYPASMMMGDVGALGLGAALGIVAVLSKQELVLPIAGGVFVVEAGSVIIQRYYYKATHRRIFRMAPLHHHFELGGWPETQVVVRFWIVSIVCGLVALSTLKLR
- a CDS encoding UDP-N-acetylmuramoyl-L-alanyl-D-glutamate--2,6-diaminopimelate ligase, with protein sequence MRLGELCAGEPGVRIEGDAAMEIAGLSYDSRRVSPGDLFFSLARDPAQARANLEDAMARGARAVVVKAGDGVDARSAVTVVRCERPRRLMGAAAARWFDAPSRRLDLIGVSGTSGKTTTTYLLASIFEAAGAPAGIIGTVGIFVGSRKIYSGLTTPESLDFEAALAEMERAGVRRVAAEISSIGLAEHRVDALDFRACVFTNLGRDHLDYHGTQEEYFAAKLRLFTELLPQSSRRDALAVVNGDDPYGRRVLAAVKGRAVSFGLGRELDVHPLSYSAGTDGIRASVAALDKRVEVRSPLLGEINLLNILGASAVSVALGIETDVVAEGLRRCPGAPGRLEAVPGPPGVTVLVDYAHKPDALEAVLRALRALGPRRLLCVFGCGGDRDRGKRPLMGGIAGRMADLALVTSDNPRSEDPLAIIAEIEAGLAAAGLRRIAPQAVGREPGYVVEPDRRAAIARALELAAPGDIVVIAGKGHEDYQLVAGRRLDFDDRAVVRELVAARGRDADA